The DNA sequence NNNNNNNNNNNNNNNNNNNNNNNNNNNNNNNNNNNNNNNNNNNNNNNNNNNNNNNNNNNNNNNNNNNNNNNNNNNNNNNNNNNNNNNNNNNNNNNNNNNNNNNNNNNNNNNNNNNNNNNNNNNNNNNNNNNNNNNNNNNNNNNNNNNNNNNNNNNNNNNNNNNNNNNNNNNNNNNNNNNNNNNNNNNNNNNNNNNNNNNNNNNNNNNNNNNNNNNNNNNNNNNNNNNNNNNNNNNNNCATTGGGTTTGAGAGCAAAGGGTTCAGGTACCAGTTATCTTCGTTTCATCTTGTCTCAATCTTACCTTTGTAGTCAGTATTCAGTCATCAAGTTCTCATTTCGATTCACTGTTAGCTCCCAGTTTCGTGTTTGTCGCCTCCTAGTTGCTCAGCTTTAGCCTTGAGTGCTTCAACATTAGAGTTTTTCTTCTAAACATcccgaacccaacccaaaaaaatagtGGGCTAGGTTGAGTTACTAATCTAATCCACTCGAACTTTCTGGTTGGTCAAAATTATTCCCTCAACTCGACTCATGTACACCcctattaatattaaaacgTTCGAGAACGAgtcatttcattctcaatttttattgAGTTTTAAATTCTCGATTTTAGTCTAggcaaatattttatttattttttcattattttcaataccctcattatatacatattttttcactaataaactatataataacCTTAGCATAAAAAATAccataagaaaattattaattttgttacgtattaaataaatgtgagctagataataattaattattttgaattttcaacttacaaaaatagtaaatatgttgatattttcctcatttattatattatagtcCATGTTAATtgaataaactttaaattaaattagtccCTATTAatagtttgaatttaattttacaaaagttgattaattaatacattaaaatagAGTGGGGGAGTTGGGCCAGGTCAGCGGTCAGCGGTCAGCGGTCAGGTCAACAAAGAATGGCCTTCCTTTGCTGCCCAGCTTCAGCCATGGGCCCTTTAATTCAAGAAACAGAAGaatgcttctttttttagttatattcaaattattactattatttttaaataaatataagagaacggtttttatttatttattattttataaaaatatacagaCAAATTTCAGCGATCGAAGGGCTGAGATTGAATCACTGAAATCTCTCTCCATCTCAGCCGTAATTTTCGGTCCACTACTCCTGAAAAAGGCCTTACATTCGGCCCTCAAAAGCCCACCTCCTCCACTCTCCGTCTTCCTCTCctcctctctttcttcctcttcctctccctctttCACCCTCTGATCCCAAATCCACCGGTCCTCAGATCCAATCTCCATTTCCTTGCAATGGCTACCGCCCCCTCTCTTCGCGAGGAGAATGTTTACATGGCCAAGCTTGCTGAGCAGGCCGAGCGCTACGAGGAGATGGTCGAGTTCATGGAGAAGGTTTCCGCTTCTATTGACAAGGAGGAGCTCACCGTCGAGGAGAGAAACCTCCTCTCCGTCGCCTACAAGAACGTCATCGGCGCTCGTAGGGCCTCTTGGCGTATTATTTCCTCCATCGAGCAGAAGGAGGAGAGCCGAGGTAATGATCACCATGTCTCTGTGATCCGTGACTACAGATCCAAAATCGAGAGCGAACTCTCTAATATCTGCGATGGAATTCTCAAACTCCTTGATTCCAGACTCATTCCTTCCGCGGCCTCCGGAGATTCCAAGgtattttaccttaaaatgAAAGGCGATTACCATAGATACCTGGCTGAATTCAAAACCGGTGCCGAACGGAAGGAAGCTGCCGAAAGTACCCTCACTGCTTACAAAGCCGCTCAGGTCTGCTTCTCTCTTGTCCGATCCATTTATTTCGCTGATATGTTATGAATACGGCGATCGTACTTTTTATGATTCTTTGTTTTCCTGCTAGttttcttgattttaaatCACGAttatttgagttattttccattttttattattacgaGGTCATTTCTGCGTTGTGCTTTCCGCTCTACCGATTTTTGTATTGCGTAAAATTGAACGAACTCGATTTTCCTTTACAGGATATTGCAAATGCCGAGTTGCCTCCCACACATCCGATCCGACTTGGATTGGCCCTCAACTTCTCTGTATTCTactatgaaattttgaattctcCTGATCGTGCCTGCAGTCTTGCAAAACAGGTTAGTCAATTTCAAACGTTCTCATTCTAAAGTCGAATGATCGATTTCTGCGTTTGGTATAAAATCATCACCGATTCATGTGTAATGTTCtcggcaaaaaaaaaaaaaaaaaaaaaaaaaaaaaaaaaaaaaaaNNNNNNNNNNNNNNNNNNNNNNNNNNNNNNNNNNNNNNNNNNNNNNNNNNNNNNNNNNNNNNNNNNNNNNNNNNNNNNNNNNNNNNNNNNNNNNNNNNNNNNNNNNNNNNNNNNNNNNNNNNNNNNNNNNNNNNNNNNNNNNNNNNNNNNNNNNNNNNNNNNNNNNNNNNNNNNNNNNNNNNNNNNNNNNNNNNNNNNNNNNNNNNNNNNNNNNNNNNNNNNNNNNNNNNNNNNNNNNNNNNNNNNNNNNNNNNNNNNNNNNNNNNNNNNNNNNNNNNNNNNNNNNNNNNNNNNNNNNNNNNNNNNNNNNNNNNNNNNNNNNNNNNNNNNNNNNNNNNNNNNNNNNNNNNNNNNNNNNNNNNNNNNNNNNNNNNNNNNNNNNNNNNNNNNNNNNNNNNNNNNNNNNNNNNNNNNNNNNNNNNNNNNNNNNNNNNNNNNNNNNNNNNNNNNNNNNNNNNNNNNNNNNNNNNNNNNNNNNNNNNNNNNNNNNNNNNNNNNNNNNNNNNNNNNNNNNNNNNNNNNNNNNNNNNNNNNNNNNNNNNNNNNNNNNNNNNNNNNNNNNNNNNNNNNNNNNNNNNNNNNNNNNNNNNNNNNaaaaaaaaaaaaaaaaaaaaaaaaaaaaaaaaaaaatactaacaTCTTAATCATCGTATGCTTGCctggtttcattttttatgccGACTGAGAATCCATATCTATAATGTTCCGCTTTGATTAACAGTTTCTTTTCATGAATCGATGTCAATCTACCATTTTATTCATTTGTAATTTTCATCCTTAAACCAGGCGTTTGATGAAGCCATCGCTGAGTTGGATACCCTTGGCGAGGAATCCTACAAGGATAGTACTTTGATTATGCAACTTCTCCGCGATAACCTCACTCTCTGGACCTCGGACATGCAGGTACACAAACTAAATTCACCCCACCTTTGGTTTTATGGcacatttattgaaaaaatcatTCCACAAAACGATACAGAAACAgtgattgaattgaaaaaatacGTTGCATATAGCTGCTCACTAGAATCTACTATTAAATCTATAATTGATTGGCGAATGAATCACCGAATGAAacctttcttcctctttcctttAAATCCCCACCATTGTTCAAGAATTACACCCTTTTACgcaatatttttgtttgtttttcttgatcTTTGTTTCAGGACGAGGGTGCGGATGAGATCAAAGAAGCTCCCCCCAAGCGCGAGGAAGAAAAGCAGTAAGATTAGTGAGTCCCCCACCCAAGTAGGGTTATGAACTTCTCCATAATATGTTTTTGATAGGAGAAGATGCTTGCTTCTTGTTGCTTAATTGGTACTATCCTGAGTTGTAAGGGCTCTCATGTCATTTGTTGCCGAATTGTGACCCGAGCTACAAAAACCTCGTTTACTTATTTTCtccttcatttttattctataatcTAAAATCAGTTTTTGTTTGCTTCTCTTGTTTTACATTTTCAAGATGCATTTTGTCCAATAGAAGTGGATGACGTTGAATAGCATTGACCTCTATTTTGTCGCCTAGCTCTAATGGCTTCACGTTGAATACCCATTGGTTTTTGTTACAATTTTGCTTTAAATTCTTCCCCATTGTTCTTGGTAGTGCATAATTCCTTATTCTTTCTTCCATTCAAATGAAATTTGGAATATCGAATGGTTCCACGATGGAGTGGACGGGCCGGTGAGCCTCCAGGACAA is a window from the Cucurbita pepo subsp. pepo cultivar mu-cu-16 chromosome LG07, ASM280686v2, whole genome shotgun sequence genome containing:
- the LOC111799182 gene encoding 14-3-3-like protein, encoding MATAPSLREENVYMAKLAEQAERYEEMVEFMEKVSASIDKEELTVEERNLLSVAYKNVIGARRASWRIISSIEQKEESRGNDHHVSVIRDYRSKIESELSNICDGILKLLDSRLIPSAASGDSKVFYLKMKGDYHRYLAEFKTGAERKEAAESTLTAYKAAQDIANAELPPTHPIRLGLALNFSVFYYEILNSPDRACSLAKQAFDEAIAELDTLGEESYKDSTLIMQLLRDNLTLWTSDMQDEGADEIKEAPPKREEEKQ